A stretch of Bombus vancouverensis nearcticus chromosome 13, iyBomVanc1_principal, whole genome shotgun sequence DNA encodes these proteins:
- the Apime-ASTA gene encoding allatostatin A: MKIRTGLLTTSVAFLYLIGIVERPVLAMEEAPPYSTNLHDYNAMLNSMEFDDSVPDKRAYTYVSEYKRLPVYNFGIGKRWIDTSDNKRGRDYSFGLGKRRQYSFGLGKRNDNSDYPVRLNMDYLPVDNLAYHSQENLDDLLEAKRSRPYSFGLGKRAAHPNNGQPIGPKRPNDLMSQRYHFGLGKRLPEDEENSSQ; this comes from the exons ATGAAGATTAGGACAGGTTTGTTAACGACGAGCGTAGCTTTTCTTTATTTGATCGGGATCGTGGAAAGACCAGTTTTGGCGATGGAGGAAGCACCGCCTTATTCCACGAACCTTCATGATTATAATGCTATGTTGAATTCTATGGAATTTGACGACTCCGTGCCTGACAAAAGAGCTTATACTTACGTTTCCGAATATAAGAGGCTACCAGTGTACAATTTTGGTATTGGGAAACGTTGGATAGACACAAGCGATAACAAG AGAGGACGCGACTACTCGTTCGGTCTTGGTAAACGCAGGCAATACAGTTTCGGTCTAGGGAAACGAAACGATAACTCGGACTACCCTGTCAGATTAAACATGGACTATCTCCCCGTGGATAATCTCGCTTATCATTCGCAAGAGAATTTGGACGATCTTTTGGAGGCGAAACGTAGCAGACCCTATAGTTTTGGATTGGGTAAGAGGGCGGCTCATCCGAACAACGGACAGCCGATAGGACCGAAGAGACCAAACGATTTGATGAGCCAAAGATATCACTTTGGCCTTGGCAAGAGGCTGCCCGAAGACGAGGAGAATTCGTCGCAATAG